Proteins co-encoded in one Ruegeria pomeroyi DSS-3 genomic window:
- the rlmN gene encoding 23S rRNA (adenine(2503)-C(2))-methyltransferase RlmN, which translates to MSVKAPITQDVVTIPRKLPEGRINLVGLTRDRMREVLIDHGTPEKQAKMRVGQIWQWIYQWGVRDFEAMTNLAKAYRAQLAEHFTIEIPEVITRLVSEDGTRKYLVRIAGGHEVEVVYIPEEDRGTLCISSQVGCTLTCSFCHTGTQKLVRNLTAAEIVGQVMMARDDLGEWPVPGAPKDETRLLSNIVLMGMGEPLYNFDNVRDAMKIAMDPEGIQLSRRRITLSTSGVVPEIARTAEEIGCLLAISFHATTDEVRDVLVPINKRWNIEELLSALAAYPKVSNSERITFEYVMLDGVNDSDADAHRLLDHIRRYKIPAKINLIPFNEWPGAPYKRSSNNRIRAFANIIYQAGYAAPIRKTRGDDIMAACGQLKSATERARKSKKQIEAETGL; encoded by the coding sequence ATGTCCGTCAAAGCGCCGATCACCCAGGATGTCGTGACCATCCCCCGCAAGCTGCCCGAAGGCCGGATCAATCTGGTCGGGCTGACTCGCGACCGGATGCGCGAGGTGCTGATCGACCATGGCACGCCCGAGAAACAGGCCAAGATGCGGGTGGGCCAGATCTGGCAGTGGATCTATCAGTGGGGCGTGCGCGATTTCGAGGCGATGACCAACCTGGCCAAGGCCTATCGCGCGCAACTGGCCGAGCATTTCACCATCGAGATCCCCGAGGTGATCACCCGCCTGGTGTCCGAGGACGGCACCCGCAAATACCTGGTCCGCATCGCCGGCGGGCACGAGGTCGAGGTGGTCTATATCCCCGAAGAGGATCGCGGCACGCTGTGCATTTCCTCGCAGGTCGGCTGCACGCTCACGTGCTCCTTCTGCCATACCGGCACCCAGAAACTGGTGCGCAACCTGACCGCCGCCGAGATCGTGGGCCAGGTGATGATGGCGCGCGACGATCTGGGCGAATGGCCGGTGCCGGGCGCCCCCAAGGACGAAACCCGCCTGCTGAGTAATATCGTACTGATGGGCATGGGCGAACCGCTCTACAATTTCGACAATGTGCGCGACGCGATGAAAATCGCGATGGACCCCGAGGGCATCCAGCTGTCGCGACGCCGCATCACCCTGTCCACCAGCGGCGTGGTGCCTGAAATCGCGCGCACCGCCGAAGAAATCGGCTGCCTGCTGGCGATCTCCTTCCACGCCACCACCGACGAGGTGCGCGATGTGCTGGTGCCCATCAACAAGCGCTGGAACATCGAGGAGCTGCTCTCGGCGCTGGCCGCTTATCCCAAGGTGTCGAATTCCGAACGCATCACCTTTGAATATGTGATGCTGGACGGGGTGAATGACAGCGACGCGGATGCCCATCGCCTGCTCGACCATATCCGGCGCTACAAGATCCCGGCCAAGATCAACCTGATCCCGTTCAACGAATGGCCCGGCGCGCCCTACAAGCGATCATCCAACAACCGCATCCGGGCATTTGCCAACATCATCTATCAGGCAGGCTATGCCGCGCCGATCCGCAAGACGCGCGGCGACGACATCATGGCCGCCTGTGGGCAGCTGAAATCGGCCACCGAGCGGGCGCGCAAGTCGAAAAAGCAGATCGAGGCCGAGACCGGCCTCTGA